The archaeon genome includes the window CTGAAGCACTGCCTGCACAAGACCAGGTCGTAAGACCGGATGACTGCCCCGTACTGCCCGCACCTCTTGCAGTAGTGGGTCGACTTGCCGTACTTCCTTACCTTTGTATGCCGTTCTTTCATGAAACAGTAACCCCGAAGTTGTTCCTGAAGTAGTCGAGGGAGTCCTCCCTCGACACGCGGTGGGCCTTGCCCACCTTGGAGGTGCGCCTGCTCCTCCTGGAGACGCTGTAGCCTGGCCTCTCGAGGAGTATCGAGACGTTCATCCCGAGGATCCCGATCTCCGGGTCGTAGCGGATTCCGGGGATCTCGATGTGCTCCTTGATCCCGAAGGACACTGAGCCTCTGCTGTCGAAGCACGACTCCGGGAGCTTCTTCTCTCTGGCAGCGAGCAGTTTCTCGATCAGGGCCTGCGTCTCCTCTCCCCGCACCGTGACCACGACCCCGATCGGCTCGCCTTTGTGGATGCCAAAGTCTCTGACGGCCTTCTTGGCCTTCGTCTGGCTGGGCTTCTGACCCGTCACCTGTTGGAGGACCTTCTTGCCCCTCTCGATGGCCTCGCCTGACTTACCGAGACCGATGTTCAGGACGACCTTGCCGACCTTGAGCTTCCTCATCGGACTCTCCTGGACGGCTTTCTGGCTCAAGAGGCGGCCCCCACGGTGATCAGCGGCTCTTCGGTCCCGACGGGGAAGACCAGCCGGGAGGGGATCTCAGCCTCGCCGCTGGGGAGGGATATCCTGACCATCTTCTCCCTCGAAATCGTCCCGTTCTTCACTTCTACTATCTTGCCCGTCTGTCCTGCCCGCAGCCCGGTGAGCACGAGGCCAATGCCTCCCTTTTCGAGGCGCGCCTGGCCGAGTACCTTCTGGGAGGGGACCTCGAGGAGGATCGCGTCGCCGGGAGACAGGTTGAGCTTGTCGTCCAGGACAGAACGGCCGTCGTGAAGGCCGTACTGGGTGTGACCCCCTCTCACCTTGGTCTTTGAGTGGATGCTGCAGAGCTTCTTGGCCGTCTCTGAGGAGGAGACCTTGGCAAGCACCAGCCCCTTGGGCGAGGGGACCAGGCGGTAGTCCACGCCTTCGAGCGGCACGCTGACGAGGTTGAAGAGCCCCACTGGGAAGCTGGGCGTCGACCTCTCGACACCGTCCACCTTCACCTTACCGGTCTTGACCATGTACTTCAGCTCCTTCGAAAGGGTGGCCATCGAGGCCAGGTCCCTGAGGACGACCCCGAGAGGGTAGGAGGTGGCAATCGGGTGCGGCCCGGGCGTGGGCTTGAACACGAAGCGCGGACCCTTCCTGGAGATGTCCCAGGAGCGGGGCGCCGCGACCCGCTTGAGCTTGTTGCGACCGCCTTTCTTTCCCAACTAGGCGCTTCCCTCCAGCCTTGCCTTGCGGGTCTTGTCGTCGAGCGAGATCGAGGTCAGGATTACCTTGGAGGAGTCGATGGGGACCGGCGAGGTGCCTCCCTTGATCTTCTCCCTGGTGACTCCCTCGACGTTGAGCTTGCCGTCCTTGGGGTGGACCCTCGTGACCTTGCCCTCGATGTCCTTGAACTCTCCCCTGACTATCCTGACGGAGTCCCCTGCCCTCGGCTTCGCTGTCCGTCGGCCGAACTTCTTCCTGAGGTCGTCGGAGAGGGTGGAACCGAACTTCATGCCCATTCCTCCTATATGATGATGGATGCCAGGTTGGCTATCCTCGGCCACTTCTCTGCGGCCTCGCTCGCGACAGGGCCCTTGATGTCCGTGCCCTTCAGGTCGCCTTCGGGCGTGATGATCACCGCGGCGTTATCCTCGAAGACTACTCTCTGGCCGCTGACCCTCCGGACCGGGTACTTCTGCCTGATTATCACTGCACCGAAGACCGTCTTCTTCAAGTCCGGTGGGCCCTTCTTCACAACGCAGACGATCGAGTCGCCGACAGAGGCTGCCGGGACCCTGCTCAGCCTGCCCTTCGCCTTCGTGACCTGGACGACCCTCAGGGTCTTCGCCCCCGTGTTGTCCGCGCACGTGATCACCGCGTAGAGAGGGATTGCGCGGGTGATGTAGTTCTTGAACTCCTCTACCCCCTTTGCAGAGACTGCACGAGACTTCGTGGACACTACTTTGCCCCCCTCGACTCGACGACCACGAAGGAGATCGTCTTGGAGAGCGGCCTGCACTCCGCTATTGTGACCGCGTCACCGTCGGCTACCGTTATGCAAGACGGAAGGTGCGCGCTGATCCTGCTGCGGCGCCTCTCCCCTCTGTTGTACTTCTTCACCATGTGGAGAAACCCCATCTCGACCACTACGAAGCCCTTGCCGGCCGTGGAGACTGCCTTGCCTGTGAGGAGGCGGCCGCGGACCTTGAGGCTCCCGTGGAACGGGCACCTCTCGTCCTGGCACGTCTTCTTGGGCGCGGCTATCTCGAGTCCTGCGGTGCTCATCCCGTCCGCCCCCAGCGGTCCTGCAGCCTGCCCATGATGGTCGAGCCTTCGACCGGCCCCTCGATGCCTGACAGGACGAAGAGGCTCCCCTTCTTCTCCACCATGAGCTTCCTGTCACCAGACTTTAGCAGGAGCGTCTTGGAGGTCTCGAGCACGACTGTGCCGGCGAGGCCCACCTTGCTCGGGTCCTCGGCCCTAGCGACCGAGACTGCGCGACCTATGACGTTCACTCG containing:
- a CDS encoding 30S ribosomal protein S14, with amino-acid sequence MKERHTKVRKYGKSTHYCKRCGQYGAVIRSYDLVLCRQCFREVAEKLGFRKYD
- a CDS encoding 30S ribosomal protein S4e; this translates as MGKKGGRNKLKRVAAPRSWDISRKGPRFVFKPTPGPHPIATSYPLGVVLRDLASMATLSKELKYMVKTGKVKVDGVERSTPSFPVGLFNLVSVPLEGVDYRLVPSPKGLVLAKVSSSETAKKLCSIHSKTKVRGGHTQYGLHDGRSVLDDKLNLSPGDAILLEVPSQKVLGQARLEKGGIGLVLTGLRAGQTGKIVEVKNGTISREKMVRISLPSGEAEIPSRLVFPVGTEEPLITVGAAS
- a CDS encoding 50S ribosomal protein L14 codes for the protein MSTKSRAVSAKGVEEFKNYITRAIPLYAVITCADNTGAKTLRVVQVTKAKGRLSRVPAASVGDSIVCVVKKGPPDLKKTVFGAVIIRQKYPVRRVSGQRVVFEDNAAVIITPEGDLKGTDIKGPVASEAAEKWPRIANLASIII
- a CDS encoding 50S ribosomal protein L5; the protein is MSQKAVQESPMRKLKVGKVVLNIGLGKSGEAIERGKKVLQQVTGQKPSQTKAKKAVRDFGIHKGEPIGVVVTVRGEETQALIEKLLAAREKKLPESCFDSRGSVSFGIKEHIEIPGIRYDPEIGILGMNVSILLERPGYSVSRRSRRTSKVGKAHRVSREDSLDYFRNNFGVTVS
- a CDS encoding 30S ribosomal protein S17; its protein translation is MSTAGLEIAAPKKTCQDERCPFHGSLKVRGRLLTGKAVSTAGKGFVVVEMGFLHMVKKYNRGERRRSRISAHLPSCITVADGDAVTIAECRPLSKTISFVVVESRGAK
- a CDS encoding ribonuclease P protein subunit — protein: MNVIGRAVSVARAEDPSKVGLAGTVVLETSKTLLLKSGDRKLMVEKKGSLFVLSGIEGPVEGSTIMGRLQDRWGRTG
- the rplX gene encoding 50S ribosomal protein L24; its protein translation is MKFGSTLSDDLRKKFGRRTAKPRAGDSVRIVRGEFKDIEGKVTRVHPKDGKLNVEGVTREKIKGGTSPVPIDSSKVILTSISLDDKTRKARLEGSA